A region of Chelonia mydas isolate rCheMyd1 chromosome 7, rCheMyd1.pri.v2, whole genome shotgun sequence DNA encodes the following proteins:
- the TTLL3 gene encoding tubulin monoglycylase TTLL3 isoform X7, which produces MLTEPDCPRGCAESNAPHGFPGADGEGDAGTEKAALLPARRKGPAAPGPRRQRQEGLTAPPSEGRTRRSSGCYPLNPERLKQARLHVERAVKQRKIFMLHGPYPVIRSLLRGRGWVEKKAPKVACRRERAPDGEEDGEGDDSDGAEEDEEDEEEEEQDDDPDGTYDLMSRLVRNQTPYFIWTNRRDAIDCRFLRKEQVMNHYAKAGSFTTKVGLCLNLRNLPWFDQADADTFFPRCYRLGAEDEKHAFIALPMALPRSGAWPPAVVTPSLTEDFWLTAARSILKVVVKRYWSSPAWGAGAAVASSAQGPVKAGESAESPRGTGGKKGSPLPPQLIETALQACEEHLSSLRHQDIDREPESPLCMTGARWGDFLRAYYQVVHEEALLDQLVSYVEECEHYLQRLAEVLPQLEMEGDRNIWIVKPGAKSRGRGIICMDRLEEMLKLVDCDPMIMKDGKWVVQKYIERPLLIHGTKFDLRQWFLVTDWNPLTIWFYRDSYLRFCTQPFSLHNLDTSIHLCNNSIQRHYENSLSRHPQLPPDNMWSSQQFQAHLQQVGTAGAWQEVIVPGMKAAIIHAMQTSQDVVEFRKSSFELYGADFMFGENCQPWLIEINASPTMAASTAVTSQLCASVQEDTLRVVIDRKHDRSCHTGAFELIYKQGSPVCRSTSGNMPRLRCGRGPQPLLPGLASSVPGAGCAGPRTQPLPLSSGPCTRTWAGEGSRRETGCAGDGGSCPWGCWQQRGSHARGWCPPIKGSREGAGVCDVGRKRNLGLPSPRGRLAGPGPGAGGSGAGCRQNRSHISDEPQPKGQPPFPLTFSTQDCCLAPLASLSFPHLPSSAAEMGMGAGGEWVECCPVLGGGSRAGHPPGMGGGAGHHPGPGYGMELGTTGGGKVATALGGW; this is translated from the exons GGCTCACAGCCCCTCCGAGCGAGGGGCGCACCCGGCGCAGCAGCGGCTGCTACCCTCTCAACCCAGAGCGCCTCAAGCAGGCCAGGCTGCACGTGGAGAGAGCCGTCAAG caaAGGAAGATCTTCATGCTACATGGCCCGTACCCCGTGATCCGGAGCCTGCTGCGTGGCCGGGGCTGGGTGGAGAAGAAGGCCCCCAAGGTGGCATGCCGACGGGAACGAGCACCCGACGGcgaggaggatggggagggggacgaCAGCGACGGCGCCGAGGAGG ACGAGGAggacgaggaagaggaggaacaggaTGATGACCCTGATGGCACCTACGACCTCATG TCACGGCTGGTTCGCAACCAGACGCCCTATTTTATCTGGACAAACCGGCGAGACGCCATCGACTGCCGCTTCCTGCGCAAGGAGCAGGTGATGAACCACTATGCCAAGGCGGGCTCCTTCACCACCAAG GTGGGGCTGTGTCTGAACCTGCGGAACCTGCCTTGGTTTGACCAGGCCGATGCTGACACCTTCTTCCCCCGCTGCTACCGGCTGGGTGCCGAGGATGAGAAGCACGCCTTCATCG CACTCCCCATGGCCCTGCCTCGCTCTGGGGCCTGGCCACCAGCGGTGGTGACGCCATCTCTTACAGAGGATTTCTGGCTCACCGCCGCCCGGAGCATCCTCAAAGTGGTGGTGAAAAGGTACTGGAGCTCACctgcctggggggctggggcggcgGTGGCTTCCAGCGCACAGGGACCTGTGAAGGCCGGCGAGTCCGCAG AGTCCCCAAGAGGGACTGGCGGGAAGAAGGGCAGCCCCCTGCCACCGCAGCTCATCGAAACGGCCCTGCAGGCCTGCGAGGAGCACCTGAGCAGCCTGAGGCACCAGGATATCGACAGGGAGCCCGAGTCCCCTCTGTGCATGACAGGGGCACGCTGGGGGGACTTCCTGCGCGCCTACTACCAGGTGGTTCA CGAAGAGGCACTGCTGGACCAGCTGGTCTCCTATGTCGAAGAGTGCGAGCACTACCTGCAGCGCCTGGCCGAGGTGCTCCCACAGCTAGAGATGGAGGGGGACCGCAACATCTGGATTGTGAAGCCGGGAGCCAAGTCACGGGGCAGAG GAATCATCTGCATGGACCGCCTGGAGGAGATGCTGAAGCTGGTGGATTGCGACCCCATGATCATGAAGGACGGCAAGTGGGTGGTGCAGAAATACATCGAGAGACCCCTGCTCATCCACGGCACCAAGTTCGACCTGCGGCAGTGGTTCCTGGTGACGGACTGGAACCCGCTCACCATCTGGTTCTACCGAGACAGCTACCTCCGCTTCTGCACACAGCCCTTCTCCCTGCACAACCTGGACAC CTCCATCCACCTGTGCAATAACTCCATCCAGAGGCACTACGAGAACTCGCTGAGCCgccacccccagcttccccctgACAACATGTGGTCATCACAGCAGTTCCAGGCCCATCTGCAGCAGGTGGGGACGGCAGGTGCCTGGCAGGAGGTGATCGTCCCGGGCATGAAGGCAGCCATCATCCACGCCATGCAGACCTCCCAGGACGTGGTGGAGTTCCGCAAGAGCAGCTTCGAGCTGTACGGGGCAGACTTCATGTTCGGGGAGAATTGCCAGCCCTGGCTGATCGAGATCAATGCCAGCCCCACCATGGCGGCCTCCACGGCCGTGACCAGCCAGCTGTGTGCCAGCGTGCAGGAGGACACGCTCCGCGTGGTCATTGACCGTAAGCACGACCGCAGCTGCCACACAGGGGCCTTCGAGCTCATCTACAAGCAG GGAAGCCCCGTGTGCCGGAGCACCAGTGGGAACATGCCCAGGCTGCGCTGCGGGAgaggcccccagcccctcctacCGGGCCTGGCCAGCAGCGTGCCAGGGGCTGGCTGCGCCGGGCCCCGcacccagcctctgcccctgAGCTCGGGGCCTTGCACACGGACGTGGGCAGGAGAAGGAAGCAGAAGAGAGACAGGATGTGCAGGTGATGGAGGGAgctgcccctggggctgctggcagcagcgaggGAGTCATGCCAGGGGCTGGTGCCCTCCAATAAAGGGCTCAAGAGAAGGAGCTGGAGTTTGTGATGTGGGCAGGAAACGCAACCTGGGGCTGCCTTCACCCAGGGGGCGgctggcagggccagggcctggggcagggggctctggggctggttGCAGGCAGAACAGGTCCCACATCTCAGATGAGCCCCAGCCCAAGGggcagcccccctttcccctcacctttAGCACACAGGATTGCTGCTTGGctcctctggcctctctctccttcccacacctgcccagctctgcagctgaaatgggaatgggggcggggggggagtgggtTGAGtgctgccctgtgctggggggtggcAGCAGAGCTGGACACCCcccagggatgggagggggagctgggcaccACCCTGGGCCAGGGTATGGCATGGAGCTGGGCACcactgggggggggaaggtggctACTGCCCTTGGGGGGTGGTGA
- the TTLL3 gene encoding tubulin monoglycylase TTLL3 isoform X1, which translates to MLTEPDCPRGCAESNAPHGFPGADGEGDAGTEKAALLPARRKGPAAPGPRRQRQEGLTAPPSEGRTRRSSGCYPLNPERLKQARLHVERAVKQRKIFMLHGPYPVIRSLLRGRGWVEKKAPKVACRRERAPDGEEDGEGDDSDGAEEDEEDEEEEEQDDDPDGTYDLMSRLVRNQTPYFIWTNRRDAIDCRFLRKEQVMNHYAKAGSFTTKVGLCLNLRNLPWFDQADADTFFPRCYRLGAEDEKHAFIALPMALPRSGAWPPAVVTPSLTEDFWLTAARSILKVVVKRYWSSPAWGAGAAVASSAQGPVKAGESAESPRGTGGKKGSPLPPQLIETALQACEEHLSSLRHQDIDREPESPLCMTGARWGDFLRAYYQVVHEEALLDQLVSYVEECEHYLQRLAEVLPQLEMEGDRNIWIVKPGAKSRGRGIICMDRLEEMLKLVDCDPMIMKDGKWVVQKYIERPLLIHGTKFDLRQWFLVTDWNPLTIWFYRDSYLRFCTQPFSLHNLDTSIHLCNNSIQRHYENSLSRHPQLPPDNMWSSQQFQAHLQQVGTAGAWQEVIVPGMKAAIIHAMQTSQDVVEFRKSSFELYGADFMFGENCQPWLIEINASPTMAASTAVTSQLCASVQEDTLRVVIDRKHDRSCHTGAFELIYKQAAVDVPQYVGISLLVEGSTVKKPRPPNHRLSPSASPRPGPSVPSCPQHSQALPQSSPRGPRAPQLARAARPPAPVSGKENRARETGAAIRACAAAGTRLKLLSKLRAEPGKTRLLEMHSVATSPLGDKLVPLREPRLCLKCSSQVPVPSPRAPPRLHLQLSKDKGQLQRPARQPGKPRVPEHQWEHAQAALRERPPAPPTGPGQQRARGWLRRAPHPASAPELGALHTDVGRRRKQKRDRMCRPCRDRQAPRPLLPCRKPMGWFAPAQQLAPPWQQGSHLQQ; encoded by the exons GGCTCACAGCCCCTCCGAGCGAGGGGCGCACCCGGCGCAGCAGCGGCTGCTACCCTCTCAACCCAGAGCGCCTCAAGCAGGCCAGGCTGCACGTGGAGAGAGCCGTCAAG caaAGGAAGATCTTCATGCTACATGGCCCGTACCCCGTGATCCGGAGCCTGCTGCGTGGCCGGGGCTGGGTGGAGAAGAAGGCCCCCAAGGTGGCATGCCGACGGGAACGAGCACCCGACGGcgaggaggatggggagggggacgaCAGCGACGGCGCCGAGGAGG ACGAGGAggacgaggaagaggaggaacaggaTGATGACCCTGATGGCACCTACGACCTCATG TCACGGCTGGTTCGCAACCAGACGCCCTATTTTATCTGGACAAACCGGCGAGACGCCATCGACTGCCGCTTCCTGCGCAAGGAGCAGGTGATGAACCACTATGCCAAGGCGGGCTCCTTCACCACCAAG GTGGGGCTGTGTCTGAACCTGCGGAACCTGCCTTGGTTTGACCAGGCCGATGCTGACACCTTCTTCCCCCGCTGCTACCGGCTGGGTGCCGAGGATGAGAAGCACGCCTTCATCG CACTCCCCATGGCCCTGCCTCGCTCTGGGGCCTGGCCACCAGCGGTGGTGACGCCATCTCTTACAGAGGATTTCTGGCTCACCGCCGCCCGGAGCATCCTCAAAGTGGTGGTGAAAAGGTACTGGAGCTCACctgcctggggggctggggcggcgGTGGCTTCCAGCGCACAGGGACCTGTGAAGGCCGGCGAGTCCGCAG AGTCCCCAAGAGGGACTGGCGGGAAGAAGGGCAGCCCCCTGCCACCGCAGCTCATCGAAACGGCCCTGCAGGCCTGCGAGGAGCACCTGAGCAGCCTGAGGCACCAGGATATCGACAGGGAGCCCGAGTCCCCTCTGTGCATGACAGGGGCACGCTGGGGGGACTTCCTGCGCGCCTACTACCAGGTGGTTCA CGAAGAGGCACTGCTGGACCAGCTGGTCTCCTATGTCGAAGAGTGCGAGCACTACCTGCAGCGCCTGGCCGAGGTGCTCCCACAGCTAGAGATGGAGGGGGACCGCAACATCTGGATTGTGAAGCCGGGAGCCAAGTCACGGGGCAGAG GAATCATCTGCATGGACCGCCTGGAGGAGATGCTGAAGCTGGTGGATTGCGACCCCATGATCATGAAGGACGGCAAGTGGGTGGTGCAGAAATACATCGAGAGACCCCTGCTCATCCACGGCACCAAGTTCGACCTGCGGCAGTGGTTCCTGGTGACGGACTGGAACCCGCTCACCATCTGGTTCTACCGAGACAGCTACCTCCGCTTCTGCACACAGCCCTTCTCCCTGCACAACCTGGACAC CTCCATCCACCTGTGCAATAACTCCATCCAGAGGCACTACGAGAACTCGCTGAGCCgccacccccagcttccccctgACAACATGTGGTCATCACAGCAGTTCCAGGCCCATCTGCAGCAGGTGGGGACGGCAGGTGCCTGGCAGGAGGTGATCGTCCCGGGCATGAAGGCAGCCATCATCCACGCCATGCAGACCTCCCAGGACGTGGTGGAGTTCCGCAAGAGCAGCTTCGAGCTGTACGGGGCAGACTTCATGTTCGGGGAGAATTGCCAGCCCTGGCTGATCGAGATCAATGCCAGCCCCACCATGGCGGCCTCCACGGCCGTGACCAGCCAGCTGTGTGCCAGCGTGCAGGAGGACACGCTCCGCGTGGTCATTGACCGTAAGCACGACCGCAGCTGCCACACAGGGGCCTTCGAGCTCATCTACAAGCAG GCGGCTGTCGATGTGCCCCAATACGTAGGAATAAGCCTTTTGGTGGAAGGATCCACTGTCAAAAAGCCACGGCCTCCAAACCACAGACTCTCCCCCAGTGCCAGCCCCAGGCCGGGCCCCAGCGTGCCCAGCTGCCCGCAGCACTCCCAAGCactcccccagagctcccctcgTGGGCCTAGGGCTCCACAGCTCGCCAGGGCCGCCAGGCCCCCGGCACCGGTCAGCGGCAAGGAGAACAGAGCCAGGGAGACGGGGGCAGCCATCAGGGCCTGTGCTGCAGCTGGCACCCGGCTGAAGCTGCTCAGCAAGCTGCGAGCAGAGCCAGGCAAGACGAGGTTGCTGGAGATGCACAGCGTGGCCACCTCCCCACTGGGGGACAAGCTGGTGCCGCTGCGCGAGCCCAGGCTCTGTCTCAAGTGCAGCTCCCAGGTGCCAGTCCCTAGCCCCAGGGCACCCCCTCGGCTCCACCTCCAGCTCAGCAAGGACAAGGGGCAGCTGCAGAGACCGGCCCGGCAGCCAG GGAAGCCCCGTGTGCCGGAGCACCAGTGGGAACATGCCCAGGCTGCGCTGCGGGAgaggcccccagcccctcctacCGGGCCTGGCCAGCAGCGTGCCAGGGGCTGGCTGCGCCGGGCCCCGcacccagcctctgcccctgAGCTCGGGGCCTTGCACACGGACGTGGGCAGGAGAAGGAAGCAGAAGAGAGACAGGATGTGCAG gccctgcagagacaggCAAGCTCCCAGGCCTCTGCTGCCCTGCCGGAAACCCATGGGCTGGTTTGCACCTGCTCAGCAGCTGGCCCCACCCTGGCAGCAAGGCAGCCACCTCCAGCAGTGA